Proteins from a single region of Fodinibius sp. Rm-B-1B1-1:
- the rplU gene encoding 50S ribosomal protein L21, with protein MYAVVKIGGHQYRVSEGDVLFVDKQSDEVDQTLTFDEVLLTNDDGNVTVGQPVVEGAAVEATLLDNVKSDKVMVFKKKRRKGYRVKRGHRQPMSQIEINSISTSGGGSKKKAKKSDDTEASESQGTVSTDMTAKEAISHIRNTDLDDLKGFVPEDEERVTVLDAWNSKQEG; from the coding sequence ATGTACGCAGTAGTAAAAATTGGTGGACATCAATATCGCGTATCAGAAGGCGATGTCCTTTTTGTTGACAAGCAAAGTGACGAAGTAGATCAAACGCTCACTTTCGACGAAGTATTACTTACAAATGATGACGGCAATGTAACGGTAGGTCAACCTGTTGTAGAGGGTGCTGCTGTTGAAGCTACATTGTTGGACAATGTAAAATCCGACAAAGTCATGGTATTCAAGAAAAAGCGTCGCAAGGGATATCGCGTTAAACGCGGCCACCGTCAACCGATGTCACAGATCGAAATTAACAGCATTTCTACTTCCGGAGGCGGGAGCAAGAAAAAAGCTAAAAAATCAGACGATACTGAGGCTTCTGAAAGCCAAGGAACAGTATCTACTGATATGACGGCCAAAGAGGCTATCAGTCATATCCGTAATACGGATCTCGATGACCTCAAAGGTTTTGTTCCCGAAGATGAAGAGCGGGTTACCGTTTTGGATGCTTGGAACAGTAAGCAAGAAGGATAA
- a CDS encoding RidA family protein: protein MKKIIHTSNAPEAIGPYSQAVVHDGIVYCSGQIGLDPESMEFIGDDVSSQAKQVMKNLKAVLEEAGSGFDKVIKCSIFLDDMDNFGTVNEIYGDYFENDPPARETVAVKTLPKNCKVEIGCTAHL, encoded by the coding sequence ATGAAGAAAATTATTCATACTTCAAATGCACCCGAAGCGATAGGTCCTTACAGTCAGGCTGTTGTACACGATGGAATCGTGTATTGTTCAGGGCAAATCGGTTTGGATCCCGAAAGCATGGAATTTATAGGCGATGATGTGAGTTCGCAGGCAAAACAGGTAATGAAAAACCTAAAAGCGGTTTTGGAAGAGGCCGGCTCGGGGTTTGACAAGGTGATAAAGTGTAGCATTTTTCTTGATGATATGGATAACTTTGGAACCGTAAATGAAATTTACGGCGATTACTTTGAAAATGATCCACCCGCACGAGAAACGGTTGCCGTTAAGACATTACCTAAAAATTGTAAGGTTGAGATTGGTTGTACGGCACACCTATAA
- a CDS encoding tetratricopeptide repeat protein — protein MFIKKLPHLLVTLLAAILIGCGSSNPMVEEAQNNLKGQDFEAAVASAEKSIEQFPGDPLGYYYKAVALGELAGSKEDPAERADYYKEMNESFETAKAVADTSENKPGEIENISGVKVAIWQNEFQRGVDLATDDSVMSTVENPMEQSLAHLRNATNVQPDSASTWNVLAQIAARNQQFEEAVSAKEKYMGMISESEIDTVDYMHLGNYYFNLDNDKKVVEVFERGQERFPESEPIVTNLADAYGRAGQAEKSIATLQKLVDQDPDNAQYRLVMGTQIYQQALRLQDSVGTNSQEIMELQKKLQKANSSKQEEIKSQIDELSAQNEELLAEKEELTNRAEKEIKKALEIRPDDPAAYETLGVIYQNRAKALFDKRNRTSDNEEAAKYDEQGKKDIRQAMDYYEQAVELDPENKNYWRSLFQIYTFLGMDEKAQNAMEKAGMNE, from the coding sequence ATGTTTATTAAAAAATTACCACATTTACTTGTAACATTGCTCGCGGCGATTTTGATCGGCTGTGGATCTTCAAATCCGATGGTCGAAGAAGCCCAAAATAACCTCAAAGGTCAAGATTTTGAGGCTGCTGTGGCTTCTGCGGAAAAATCAATCGAACAATTTCCGGGCGATCCTCTGGGATATTATTACAAGGCCGTTGCGCTGGGCGAACTTGCCGGGTCAAAAGAAGATCCTGCCGAGCGTGCCGACTATTATAAAGAAATGAACGAATCTTTTGAAACAGCTAAAGCTGTTGCCGACACTTCTGAAAACAAACCAGGAGAAATTGAAAATATTTCTGGTGTTAAAGTGGCTATATGGCAAAATGAGTTTCAGCGTGGAGTAGATCTTGCTACTGATGACAGTGTGATGAGCACCGTAGAAAATCCAATGGAACAATCGTTGGCTCACCTTCGCAATGCAACTAATGTACAACCTGACAGTGCAAGCACATGGAACGTACTTGCGCAAATAGCTGCTCGTAATCAGCAATTTGAAGAGGCTGTTTCTGCGAAAGAAAAATATATGGGCATGATCTCTGAGTCAGAAATTGACACTGTTGATTATATGCACCTGGGGAACTACTATTTCAATTTGGATAACGACAAAAAAGTAGTAGAGGTTTTCGAAAGAGGCCAAGAACGATTCCCGGAAAGTGAACCTATCGTTACCAATCTTGCTGATGCCTATGGCAGAGCAGGGCAAGCAGAAAAATCTATTGCAACGCTCCAAAAACTCGTTGACCAAGACCCTGACAATGCGCAGTACCGCTTAGTTATGGGTACCCAAATTTATCAACAGGCGCTACGCCTGCAAGATTCTGTGGGAACGAATTCACAGGAAATCATGGAATTGCAGAAAAAGCTCCAGAAAGCCAATTCTTCTAAACAAGAAGAAATCAAAAGCCAAATTGATGAGCTCAGTGCTCAAAACGAAGAGCTGTTAGCTGAAAAAGAAGAGCTTACCAACCGTGCTGAGAAAGAAATCAAAAAAGCTCTGGAAATACGTCCTGATGATCCTGCTGCCTACGAAACATTAGGAGTCATTTATCAAAATCGTGCTAAAGCCCTTTTCGATAAGCGAAATAGAACTTCAGATAACGAAGAGGCTGCCAAATATGACGAACAGGGTAAAAAAGACATCCGTCAGGCAATGGATTATTATGAACAAGCTGTAGAACTTGATCCAGAAAATAAAAATTACTGGAGAAGCTTATTCCAGATTTACACATTCCTTGGTATGGATGAAAAAGCTCAAAATGCTATGGAAAAAGCCGGCATGAACGAATAA
- a CDS encoding fumarylacetoacetate hydrolase family protein yields MKKTHIPGLPHLQFRNIFCIGRNYVEHAHELNNKVPGQPLVFLKPTSSIIFDGDEIHIPKASNNVHHEVELTVAIGKAGKNILKDNALDYVDGYGIGIDVTARDIQQQAKENGHPWSVAKGFDTFAPLSSFVSSDKIANPQDLDLRLTVNDEVRQSDNTKLMIFPVAELIHYLSTIFTLQPGDMIMTGTPKGVSPIHKEDNIKASLNNGLATLSVTVS; encoded by the coding sequence ATGAAAAAAACACATATCCCCGGTCTTCCCCATTTGCAATTTCGTAACATCTTTTGCATTGGTCGAAACTACGTTGAACATGCCCATGAACTTAACAATAAAGTTCCCGGTCAACCCCTTGTTTTTCTAAAACCGACCAGCAGCATCATCTTTGATGGTGATGAAATTCATATCCCGAAAGCAAGTAATAACGTTCACCACGAGGTGGAACTAACGGTAGCTATTGGGAAGGCAGGAAAAAACATCCTCAAAGATAACGCATTGGATTATGTGGATGGGTATGGCATAGGCATTGACGTAACGGCACGAGACATCCAACAGCAAGCAAAAGAAAATGGACACCCTTGGTCGGTGGCTAAAGGATTTGATACGTTTGCACCGCTTAGCAGTTTTGTTTCTTCTGATAAGATCGCAAATCCACAGGACTTGGATTTGCGACTTACAGTGAATGATGAAGTTCGACAGTCAGATAACACCAAATTGATGATCTTTCCTGTAGCAGAACTCATTCATTATTTATCTACTATCTTTACGTTGCAACCCGGTGATATGATTATGACAGGTACTCCAAAGGGCGTTTCTCCAATTCATAAAGAGGATAATATTAAGGCTTCTCTAAACAACGGACTTGCAACACTTTCGGTAACAGTAAGCTGA
- a CDS encoding peptidylprolyl isomerase: MKYIRLRAWFTILIIIVGVFLLLYFSSSSSGSFQSDTPVTDSLLKASYPDLYTVIQKRDAEQLKPFLSHKHDGVRAQAWRALANTPVEDDSLSEYIALAKEQNTGVAWFGISQHALKDEHFQILEQDWEEHPKQRAGIARVFGQQGNQQTLTFLLDRYDDVDAKTEYHYALAVGRLIEAYAAGGENRQIRVIQHAFDTENYDATKAFLYGWYRGDEARLSNTAQDTLYKRWQLMGTGMSRDVDQFVNKILPARTTYEMTIFYNGEQMLDSEVQLAYELATSIGKISFNDNNLLAAKILLTNENPHVQSRTLQSLQGRLKEDGDLYSYVRDEILTDDNVAHEVWLQAVQDVQSVDVDIVNEYKERLQAIGEENPYLWPQVLAVYEKVESPDNYLDRIDQLVAGDDTRSAMYALQGLSDASSGLEWTQNQVDSIRNIVFEALALGDRGVHYMAAPLLEDENLFSSDDFNQINSSLSAFSLPEDIEVYQAFGSLYKQQFEKQAKPVIDSLASLNYVPLSQSLASAGWDDVTVPEESQAEFRSIDWERLWELGMEPTMRLVTEKGRIDIELNTLSAPATVAMLDSLSRSGAYEDVPFHRVVPNFVIQGGDIERQDGFGGPDFVIPTEASDKEFVRGAVGIASAGSDTEGSQYFVMHQWMPHLNGNYTRFGQVIDGMKIVDRITVGDKVLSVSWR; encoded by the coding sequence ATGAAATATATCCGACTTCGAGCATGGTTTACTATTCTGATAATAATAGTCGGTGTTTTCCTTTTACTGTATTTTTCATCGAGTAGTTCAGGTTCCTTTCAAAGCGATACGCCTGTAACTGATTCACTGCTTAAAGCTTCATATCCGGATTTATATACAGTTATTCAAAAAAGGGATGCTGAACAGCTCAAGCCATTTTTATCTCATAAACATGATGGGGTTCGGGCCCAGGCGTGGCGAGCATTAGCAAATACACCGGTAGAAGATGATTCTTTATCTGAGTATATCGCTTTAGCCAAAGAGCAAAACACTGGTGTGGCATGGTTTGGGATAAGTCAGCACGCATTAAAAGATGAACATTTTCAAATACTCGAACAGGATTGGGAGGAACATCCAAAACAAAGAGCAGGGATCGCCCGTGTATTTGGTCAGCAAGGCAATCAACAAACGCTCACCTTTTTACTCGATCGGTATGACGATGTCGATGCCAAAACTGAATATCATTATGCGCTGGCGGTAGGGCGATTAATTGAGGCTTATGCAGCGGGGGGAGAAAACCGACAAATTCGTGTTATACAACATGCTTTTGATACCGAAAATTATGATGCTACAAAGGCTTTTTTGTATGGATGGTATCGGGGAGATGAAGCGAGGCTTTCTAATACGGCTCAAGACACATTATATAAGCGATGGCAATTGATGGGGACGGGTATGAGTCGCGATGTGGATCAGTTTGTTAATAAGATATTACCAGCCCGCACAACGTATGAAATGACCATTTTTTATAACGGGGAGCAAATGCTGGATAGCGAAGTTCAGTTGGCGTATGAGCTTGCTACTTCAATTGGAAAGATATCCTTCAACGATAACAATTTGTTAGCCGCCAAAATACTGTTGACCAATGAAAACCCACATGTGCAAAGTCGGACGCTACAGAGTTTGCAAGGGCGCCTGAAAGAGGATGGTGATTTGTATAGTTACGTTAGGGATGAAATACTTACCGATGACAATGTAGCTCATGAAGTTTGGCTTCAGGCAGTGCAGGATGTACAGTCGGTGGATGTCGACATTGTTAATGAATATAAGGAAAGGTTGCAGGCTATTGGAGAAGAGAATCCATATCTGTGGCCTCAGGTGTTAGCGGTCTATGAAAAAGTGGAATCGCCAGATAACTATTTGGATCGCATAGATCAATTAGTTGCTGGAGATGATACACGTTCGGCAATGTATGCATTGCAAGGTTTATCGGATGCTTCGTCGGGCTTGGAATGGACCCAAAATCAGGTTGATTCAATTCGAAATATCGTTTTTGAGGCCTTAGCACTTGGAGATCGAGGCGTACATTATATGGCTGCCCCTTTATTGGAAGATGAGAATTTGTTTAGTTCGGATGATTTCAATCAGATTAATAGCTCGTTATCTGCATTTTCACTTCCCGAAGATATTGAGGTTTACCAGGCATTCGGTTCGCTTTACAAGCAGCAGTTTGAAAAGCAGGCCAAACCTGTAATTGATTCATTAGCGTCATTAAACTATGTGCCGCTTAGTCAATCGTTAGCAAGTGCCGGCTGGGATGATGTTACGGTACCTGAAGAGTCACAGGCTGAATTTCGTTCGATTGACTGGGAACGGCTTTGGGAACTTGGGATGGAACCAACGATGCGATTGGTTACCGAGAAGGGACGTATCGACATCGAGTTAAATACCCTTTCGGCACCGGCAACGGTAGCGATGTTGGATAGTTTAAGCAGATCCGGTGCGTACGAAGATGTCCCATTTCATCGAGTCGTGCCCAATTTTGTTATTCAGGGTGGGGACATTGAGCGACAGGATGGCTTTGGAGGTCCAGATTTTGTGATACCGACAGAAGCCTCAGACAAAGAATTTGTGCGGGGGGCGGTGGGTATTGCCAGTGCCGGATCCGATACTGAGGGTAGTCAGTATTTTGTGATGCACCAGTGGATGCCGCATTTGAATGGCAATTACACTCGTTTTGGTCAGGTCATTGATGGGATGAAGATCGTGGATAGAATCACAGTCGGGGATAAGGTGCTTTCAGTATCCTGGCGTTGA
- a CDS encoding M23 family metallopeptidase, producing MNTRILFTAIIFLGIGIATTTAQESTNFDPTAATYLWPTKASSHLSSTFGETRSAHFHAALDIKTWGRRGYEVYATRNGTVDRIAIGPRGYGKVVYLKHDDGSYSVYAHLLSFNNQLQQLADSTRFANGYQFEMKKFLNWKKIEVNQGDLIGYSGASGIGPPHLHFELRTPNHRPFNPLLTNLSVTDNIPPQIRDISIEPLSPQSSIEGENNIYTKRAQLNGDTYDFGTVTVDGPIGLGINTFDQANRVHNSYAVYKLKLIVDENKLFSSKVDSFSYHETDQMFIDRVYPLLQKKNKGYQRLYIADGNTLPFYETDSQKGILNLPPGEHKITIETEDFYGNSSTAQLTLQVQKKQNKATQPSYDQKRVTPTKIVHSPNDWNWFSNWVTLSQDQFQHITVGITEQKSLIAHNSGMALDLRHSKQTFMNIPGVGPISFYRLVPEKQTFISSSHQDGFARFPQHTFYDTVSVGMSIENHTADSVSVRILPNAYPIKDEYSFYINRDSALSDTTKLSFYHWDEEDNEWEWVPTSFSEKFIISKTESLGTFVLQRDSTPPKVENPRVRQRPDGKWVILINAIDDLSGIDHNNATITVNNVRGIAEFEPESDRFVYYHPTFSPTDSMKIDISVWDKAGNKSVQRFQLKHSSRK from the coding sequence ATGAATACGCGTATCCTATTTACAGCAATCATTTTTCTGGGTATTGGTATAGCTACAACTACGGCACAAGAATCAACGAATTTCGATCCTACTGCCGCTACCTATTTGTGGCCTACCAAAGCCAGCTCGCACCTGTCTTCAACATTTGGTGAAACCCGTTCAGCTCACTTCCATGCCGCTTTGGATATTAAAACCTGGGGACGTCGCGGCTATGAAGTCTATGCCACCCGCAATGGTACTGTAGATCGTATTGCTATTGGACCAAGAGGCTATGGCAAGGTAGTCTATCTTAAACATGATGACGGTTCATATTCAGTATATGCACATCTGTTATCATTTAATAATCAACTACAGCAACTGGCCGATTCAACCCGTTTTGCCAATGGGTATCAGTTTGAAATGAAGAAATTTTTAAACTGGAAAAAAATAGAAGTTAATCAAGGTGATCTGATCGGATATAGCGGAGCTTCGGGTATTGGTCCCCCTCATTTGCATTTTGAACTACGAACGCCCAATCACCGGCCTTTTAATCCTCTGCTGACTAATTTATCAGTAACCGATAATATTCCTCCTCAAATCCGTGATATTTCAATAGAGCCACTAAGTCCCCAATCCTCTATTGAAGGAGAAAATAATATTTACACTAAACGCGCTCAATTAAATGGCGATACCTATGATTTTGGAACCGTAACCGTTGATGGTCCTATTGGATTGGGAATTAACACCTTCGACCAAGCCAATCGTGTCCATAACAGCTATGCCGTTTATAAACTAAAACTTATCGTTGATGAAAATAAGTTATTTTCCTCAAAAGTGGATAGCTTTTCGTATCACGAAACTGACCAAATGTTTATTGATCGGGTATATCCCCTTTTACAGAAAAAAAACAAAGGATATCAACGACTCTATATTGCTGATGGAAATACGCTCCCCTTTTATGAAACAGACTCCCAAAAGGGCATTTTAAATTTACCTCCCGGGGAACATAAAATTACCATAGAAACTGAGGACTTTTATGGTAACAGTTCGACTGCACAGTTAACACTGCAAGTTCAAAAGAAACAGAATAAGGCTACCCAACCTTCTTATGATCAGAAAAGAGTAACCCCTACTAAGATTGTTCATTCCCCAAATGATTGGAACTGGTTTTCAAACTGGGTCACCCTTTCACAAGATCAATTTCAGCATATCACGGTGGGAATAACTGAACAAAAGTCATTAATAGCTCATAATAGTGGCATGGCCCTTGACCTTCGCCACAGCAAGCAAACATTTATGAATATTCCGGGAGTGGGGCCTATTTCATTCTATCGTTTAGTACCCGAAAAGCAGACGTTCATTTCGTCTTCACATCAGGATGGATTTGCTCGTTTCCCTCAACATACGTTCTATGATACCGTATCTGTTGGTATGAGCATAGAAAATCACACTGCCGACTCTGTTTCCGTTCGCATACTTCCCAATGCGTATCCGATTAAAGATGAATACTCGTTTTATATCAACCGAGATTCTGCGCTTAGTGATACTACTAAACTTTCTTTTTACCATTGGGATGAGGAAGACAATGAATGGGAATGGGTTCCCACTTCCTTTTCTGAAAAGTTCATTATCAGTAAAACCGAGTCATTAGGTACCTTTGTTCTACAAAGAGATTCTACACCACCCAAAGTTGAAAATCCAAGAGTTCGGCAACGACCCGATGGCAAGTGGGTTATCTTAATTAATGCTATTGACGATCTATCAGGTATCGATCATAATAATGCTACCATAACAGTAAATAATGTACGTGGTATTGCAGAGTTTGAACCCGAGTCAGATCGTTTTGTGTATTACCATCCAACTTTTAGTCCTACTGATTCCATGAAGATCGATATTTCTGTTTGGGATAAGGCGGGAAATAAATCAGTACAACGTTTCCAGTTAAAGCACAGCAGTAGAAAATAA
- a CDS encoding alpha/beta hydrolase encodes MFGKSLFQSHQHNDFEFLKISKGTEDSPDLVFLHGMFGGLSNYDALVDYIDDYNIYVPSIPLYDFSVRQLKFTKMAKWLHSFMEEMDIKNPILLGNSMGGHLALEYTVQNPDNVAALILTGSSGLQERDFGSTFPRRNDRDYVRQQAAITFYDDDFVTEELMDEIMEVINDRGNLLNVLAIARETHEYSMEKYLPEIKQDVLLIWGKQDEITPPEVAEQFHKDLPNSRLKWIDECGHAPMMEHPKKFALYLNEFLVELKNKNATSIQ; translated from the coding sequence ATGTTCGGCAAAAGCCTCTTCCAAAGTCATCAGCATAACGATTTTGAGTTTCTAAAAATTTCAAAGGGTACAGAGGATTCACCTGATCTTGTTTTTCTACACGGAATGTTTGGCGGACTTAGTAATTACGATGCCTTAGTTGACTATATAGATGACTATAACATTTATGTTCCCTCTATTCCACTGTATGATTTTAGTGTTCGACAGTTAAAGTTTACTAAAATGGCGAAGTGGCTGCATTCTTTCATGGAGGAAATGGATATTAAAAATCCGATTCTGCTGGGGAACTCCATGGGGGGGCATCTTGCTCTCGAATACACGGTCCAAAATCCTGATAATGTTGCTGCTTTAATTTTAACAGGAAGCTCGGGGTTACAGGAACGGGATTTTGGGTCCACGTTTCCACGGCGTAATGATCGTGATTATGTGCGTCAACAAGCCGCTATTACATTTTATGATGATGATTTTGTGACCGAAGAATTAATGGACGAGATTATGGAGGTTATTAATGACCGGGGAAATCTGTTAAATGTATTGGCTATTGCTCGAGAGACTCATGAGTATAGTATGGAAAAGTATTTGCCGGAAATTAAGCAGGATGTTCTACTTATTTGGGGAAAGCAAGACGAAATTACCCCGCCTGAGGTGGCCGAACAGTTTCATAAAGACTTGCCAAATTCGCGCTTAAAATGGATTGATGAATGTGGACATGCCCCAATGATGGAACACCCTAAAAAATTTGCTTTATATTTAAATGAATTTTTAGTCGAGCTTAAAAATAAAAACGCAACTTCAATACAATAA
- a CDS encoding tetratricopeptide repeat protein has protein sequence MLAFGFFISCSTLQSSNPQSASNKTLTEKELKQEVSSLESRISEAPDQPDLHFEKGKLLTELAKKQKLPTNRVTPYTNARQALEKALQLYNDSTEAADQVKDLLNVTWSLEHNEGVKFFQGESDQKPDYERASAHFNNATIIIPDSANSYTMRARALYKNQQSQKAIGVLEKAQKQIDSPPAELLEQLAFLYLENDDPHKAVAVYEEAESFSDQNLNLLHGLSNAYINAGKHQQAIVLLNQLIENEPQNIIYAQTLGTELFFVGKSQLDSIFTALENGTPLEETQFDSAVTTVEKAREQFELLAEENPENTDVQKRTANFYYNIASRYQNLIPLVADEHQEQLEEKMTNYLSASIPFFERLATQNQQDQKLWDQLYKIYSILGMDEEAQNAKANL, from the coding sequence ATGCTTGCATTCGGGTTCTTTATTAGTTGCTCTACATTACAATCTTCAAACCCACAATCTGCTTCGAATAAAACGCTCACCGAAAAGGAGCTTAAGCAAGAAGTTTCCTCATTGGAAAGCAGGATTTCTGAGGCTCCTGATCAACCTGATCTTCATTTCGAAAAGGGTAAACTCCTTACGGAACTTGCTAAAAAACAGAAATTGCCTACAAATCGCGTTACCCCTTACACCAATGCACGACAGGCTTTAGAAAAAGCGCTTCAATTATATAATGATTCAACGGAAGCAGCTGATCAAGTGAAGGATCTGCTCAATGTAACATGGAGCCTGGAACATAACGAAGGAGTCAAATTTTTTCAGGGTGAGTCAGACCAAAAACCTGATTATGAAAGAGCTTCTGCCCACTTTAACAACGCAACAATTATCATCCCTGATAGTGCTAATTCATATACCATGAGAGCACGCGCTTTATATAAAAATCAACAGTCTCAAAAAGCTATTGGGGTTTTAGAAAAAGCACAGAAACAGATTGACTCTCCTCCTGCTGAACTATTGGAACAACTGGCCTTTTTGTATTTGGAAAATGATGATCCTCATAAAGCTGTTGCTGTTTATGAAGAGGCGGAATCTTTTTCTGACCAAAATTTAAACTTACTACATGGGCTATCGAATGCATATATAAATGCGGGTAAACACCAACAAGCTATTGTATTGCTCAATCAGCTTATTGAAAATGAACCTCAAAACATTATTTATGCTCAAACATTAGGAACGGAATTGTTCTTTGTGGGGAAATCTCAGCTGGATTCTATTTTTACCGCTCTTGAAAATGGAACCCCGCTCGAAGAAACACAATTTGACAGTGCTGTTACAACGGTAGAAAAAGCTCGGGAGCAATTTGAACTACTTGCTGAAGAGAATCCTGAAAATACTGATGTACAAAAACGAACAGCTAATTTTTACTATAATATTGCCTCGAGATACCAAAACCTTATACCTTTGGTAGCTGATGAACACCAAGAGCAGTTAGAAGAAAAAATGACTAATTATCTATCTGCTTCTATTCCATTTTTTGAACGACTTGCGACGCAAAACCAGCAGGATCAAAAACTTTGGGACCAGTTATATAAGATATATTCTATTTTAGGAATGGACGAGGAAGCACAAAATGCTAAGGCTAATCTTTAA
- a CDS encoding 2'-deoxycytidine 5'-triphosphate deaminase has translation MSSEIQKVHLRTKGILPVQKLRVLADAGIISHAEGYPLEDDQFQPNSIDLRLGEKAYRVRCSFLPEDESVSQKLDKLSQYEFSITDGAILEPNCVYIIPLLEELHLPSHISPQKTLFNGSENGIDYQIVSGEHLSAKANPKSTTGRLDVFTRVITDHSHRFEEIRSGYKGGLYLEVVPKSFPIKVKTGHRLNQLRLRHGYTVLSDQEILRTHSSDPMLFTEGGDPVDVDDIKVNNGLFLSVNLHASEGKIVGYKAKKHRDYIDLDNINHYEVSEFWEPIYHQPDDHLILEPEAFYIFASKERCRIPEYLAAEMIAYDTGSGELRTHYAGFFDSGFGGRVQDKGARAVLEVRSHDVPFLIEDGQTFCSMKFEPNTEVPEFVYGEDIKSNYQGQELRLGKHFKQ, from the coding sequence ATGAGCAGCGAAATTCAAAAAGTACACCTGCGCACGAAAGGTATTTTACCTGTCCAAAAATTACGTGTGTTGGCTGATGCAGGTATTATCTCTCATGCGGAGGGCTATCCGTTGGAGGATGATCAGTTTCAACCGAATTCTATTGATTTACGATTGGGAGAAAAAGCTTACCGGGTGCGATGCAGTTTTCTGCCCGAGGATGAATCGGTGAGCCAAAAGTTGGATAAGCTAAGTCAATATGAGTTTTCAATAACTGACGGGGCTATACTGGAACCCAACTGTGTGTACATTATTCCATTGCTCGAAGAATTGCATCTGCCGTCGCACATTTCGCCACAAAAAACGCTATTCAATGGCAGTGAGAACGGTATTGATTATCAAATTGTGTCTGGGGAACATCTGTCAGCCAAGGCGAATCCCAAAAGTACTACGGGGCGGCTGGATGTATTTACACGTGTGATCACGGATCATTCGCATCGATTCGAAGAAATACGATCGGGCTACAAGGGGGGATTGTATTTAGAGGTTGTACCCAAATCATTTCCTATTAAAGTGAAAACAGGCCATCGGCTAAACCAGTTACGGCTTCGGCATGGATATACGGTACTCAGCGATCAGGAAATTTTGCGTACTCACAGTTCTGATCCTATGCTTTTTACCGAAGGTGGTGATCCGGTTGATGTGGATGATATAAAAGTAAATAATGGACTGTTTTTGAGTGTGAATCTGCATGCCTCAGAGGGAAAGATTGTAGGATACAAGGCGAAGAAACATCGCGATTATATTGATCTGGATAATATTAATCATTACGAAGTTTCTGAATTTTGGGAACCGATTTATCATCAGCCCGATGATCACCTGATTTTAGAGCCGGAGGCCTTCTATATTTTTGCTTCCAAGGAGCGGTGTCGTATTCCAGAGTATTTGGCAGCGGAAATGATTGCCTATGACACAGGATCAGGAGAACTGCGTACTCATTATGCCGGATTTTTTGACAGCGGCTTTGGTGGACGGGTCCAGGATAAAGGAGCCCGTGCTGTGCTCGAAGTTCGCTCGCATGATGTGCCGTTCTTGATTGAAGATGGGCAAACATTCTGTAGTATGAAGTTTGAGCCTAATACTGAAGTGCCAGAGTTTGTATATGGAGAAGATATTAAAAGTAACTATCAGGGACAGGAACTCCGTTTAGGTAAGCATTTTAAGCAGTAG
- the rpmA gene encoding 50S ribosomal protein L27 produces the protein MAHKKGQGSTKNGRDSISKRLGVKKYGGEVVKAGHIIVRQRGTKFHPGENVGRGGDDTLFAKAAGQVTFRVRSGGRKYVSVEPVS, from the coding sequence ATGGCGCATAAGAAAGGACAAGGATCTACAAAGAACGGTCGCGATTCGATATCGAAGCGACTTGGAGTTAAGAAATATGGCGGAGAAGTTGTCAAAGCTGGTCACATTATTGTACGTCAGCGTGGCACTAAGTTCCACCCCGGCGAAAATGTAGGCCGCGGCGGCGACGATACGCTCTTTGCCAAAGCAGCAGGACAGGTTACATTCCGCGTTCGCTCCGGTGGACGTAAATACGTGAGTGTTGAGCCTGTTTCCTAA